GCTCTCGATCAGCTGCGTGGTGTACTGCACCAGCAGGCGCAACATCCACGGCCCGGCGATCAGCGCCACCAGCGCCATCGCGATCAGCTTGGGGATGAAGCTGAGCGTCATCTCGTTGATCTGCGTGGCCGCCTGGATCACGCCCACCAGCAGACCCACCACCAGTGCGGCGAGCAGCAGCGGCGCGGCCACCAGCATCGCCACGTACAGCGCATGCTGACCGATTTCCATGATGGATTCGGGGGTCATGCGCGGGTTCCAATGGCGTGCTTCGCCGCAGCGGCGGTGGAGAGCTGTCGTGCCTGCGCCTGTAGGAGCGCACTCGTGCGCGATGCTCTTGCTTCGTTCGAGGTGAGAGTTTTTAGAGCCAAGAGCTTTCGTGCGCCTGCGGCGCCCGAGTTACTTCTCTTTTGCTTGTCCAAAAGAGAAGTAACCAAGAGAAAACGACACCCCGCTTGGCGCTTGCCGGGCTCGGGCAACTGCTCCTGCGTTGCCTCCACTCGGGCATCCATGCCCTCGCCATGCCCGGCAAGTCCGTG
This genomic stretch from Rhodanobacter thiooxydans harbors:
- the fliQ gene encoding flagellar biosynthesis protein FliQ, whose product is MTPESIMEIGQHALYVAMLVAAPLLLAALVVGLLVGVIQAATQINEMTLSFIPKLIAMALVALIAGPWMLRLLVQYTTQLIESLPGAVR